The genomic window GGGGGGATGCTCGAGCGGGAGGTCCTCGGGCGCGGGGGGCGGTTTTGCGATGGGAACCGGACGGGCCCTTGCTGGGGGGGCGCTCTTACCCTGGCGCGGGGTTACGGGGGGAGGCCCTTGGCTTGGCATGGCGGCGtgtggggggctgaggggctgctgcggcggtgggggggctgaggggctgctgcggcggtgggggggctgaggggctgctgcggcggtgggggggctggggggctgctgcggcggggggggggctgaggggctgctgcggcggtggggggggctgaggggctgctgcggcggtggggggggctgaggggctgctgcggcggtgggggggctgaggggctgctgcggcggtgggggggtgctgaggggctgctgcggcggtgggggggctgaggggctgctgcggcgggtgggagggctggggggctgctgcggcggtgggggggtgctgaggggctgctgcggcggtgggggggctgaggggctgctgcggcgggtgggagggctggggggctgctgcggcggtggggggggctgaggggctcCTGTTGCcgtggggggactggggggctgctgtggcagggggatctgggggggctccTGTTGAAGGGGGGGGCTCTCGCTTTGACCAGGGGTGCGTGCAGGGAAGGGGGAGCTCTCCTTTTGTCCGGGGGTGGGCGGGGAGCGGTGGGGGGAGCCCTTGCTTTGCCCGGGCGCTGTATGGGACCTAGGGGGCTCTTACTCAAATCGGAATATAGGGGGGTGGCTCCTACTTTGACTGGGGGTTTGGCTGGGGGGCTCTTGCTTTGACTGGGGGGCTCTCGTTCCGCAGGTGGGGTGTGGGCGTTCTCACTTCAGGGCTGACTTGGCGCTGGGGGCTCTCGTCTTGCGGGGGTGACCTGGGAGCCCTGTGTGCTGGGTGGGGtgggtcccccctccccgggccggcgTCTGGCTTGGCAGGGCCAGGCTTCTCCCTGGGAGCTTGGCCACTGCTGTGCTGTGAGGTAGATCAAGGGAGCCAGGGGGCTTCCACCTTCCCAAGAGTGTCCCAGGGCCAGTGCAGCGAAACAGCATCCGCCTGGGTGTCCATGCTGAAAAATAAGGCTGCTGTTTGTGCTCCTGGGTAGCCTTGCAGGGAGCAAACCCATCCTCCAATTTGGGTTACTTATTAATTCTAATCTctaatatttgctgttttctctgGCAGTAAGTAAACCCTgggcctttcttttttttttcctcgtccCAAGTTGCTCTAACTTCTAAAAGTGCGGTGCTCCTCTACCGCGAAATGACAGTGGGTTGGTTCcctctttctttgctgcaagtcTCATTGTGCAGCCCCGATAGCTGTGCTGCATAAAACTACCAAGAGTGGTATCTTTTAGGGATTTGATCTTCAGATAAGAATAAACTGATTGTGAGCGTTAGCTGTGCTCACTGCCTGCTTAGAGTGGAGGCAGCTGCAAGTACACAGCCTGTAAGCTTAGTGTTTAGCTTAGCTAGGCCCAAAGTGTCTTCTGTCCCTGCATACTACAGCAGGGACATAATGTGCAAAGCTCCTTAAAGGGCTCGTCCATCTGAAAGGTTTTGCGTCCGCACTGCTTTGCTTGAGTGTCTGTTTATTTTGAGTAGTTTGGCTTTCGAGACAAGCGGCTGCTGTTCCGGATGATGACACCGGGCGCCAGATCAATTGTGTGTATTTCCAGCTacggcagctgcctgcactccTGCTGATCAGTGGTTTGAGATCACTTTTTCCATATCTTTAAGGATTGTTCCCTCATGCTGCTGCATAAAAGATCAATGTGAGCAGCAGGAATGATGAAACTGTACTTGAAGTTCAGCCAAAAGAACAAACTAAATGGGAGGCGGTGGATGATGTTTTGTTTGTCCCTCAGACCTACCGGTCTCTTTACAGCACAAGATTGCAGGGGTTAAAATTCAGAGAGAAGGGGAAGTCAGCATTGCTGACTcacttggtttttttgtgtttgtgcagaAAAGCTTGGTTGGGGAACTGTAGTTCTTGTGTTATTTTTGCCATATGTTCTCTCTTCTCTGAAAGCGGCAAATAACTGAAGTACTTAAATAGCACTTGCAGTAATTATGCCATGGAAGACAGGAGAATGAGAATTACTTTCTCAGCGATATTCATGTGCTCTGAGTAACAGAATAGAAATGAACAATTAACAGTGCTGTGCAGCGTAATGAGCCTTCCAGGATTATCATCTCTGTTTGTCTCTGTCGGAGAGTTAATGAATGTCTAGAGTGTGGAGGAGAAACACAAATGTTGTTTATTGTTAGGGTGTGCGCACCTGGCAAAATCCACAGTGCTCTCGTGACTGCGTGGTGCTTTAGTCTGTCCCCAGCCTGTTTGAGGACAGCTCGTGCTGCCGGGGCCTGGCTGCGGGCACCGGCTGTTTGCCTTCAGGTGTTGGATTCGGGTGCTAAAAGGAGGAGTGATTTAAACTCCTGAAGGACTTGGGGGCTGTTAGCCTTGGGTTGTTGGTCTGCCTTCGTGGTCACTATTGCAAAGAATTCCTTGTCCTGTACAGTCTGGAAGAGCTCTCATGAAAACATTATCGATACATTTCACAGCAAACTCCCCAGATTAATGCACTAAAGTCACTTTAAAGAGTGCCGGGGCCAGGTCAGCTTGGACTCGGAGAGCCGCTGCTTCCTGGGCCGTGctctcttcatctgttttctgctAACCCATGTATCCACTGATTCAGGCAGAATACTTTGCATTACACCTTTGCATGTAAGCCCTGgctgctgtaaaaataaataatcttgtGTTTCAGAAGCATTTGGTTTAGGTCCTTTTGTTGAAAATGTTCAACATATGTAGCCcactgaagaaaggctgagatttCCTGCAAAACAGTAGGTTAAGTCTGAAGAAtcagaagaaagaagcaaatcAAGTTTGTCATGCAAAACCTCTGACTAATTTCAGAGAATAATTGAGGACTGTAATCTCTGAAGTCATCCCTTTGGCTGTAGGCAGCGCTGGGGATGTGAGTGGCGGAAAAAGGGCTCGGTGCCAGAGCTAGAAACCcgcagcagcagtgctgggtgaCTGGAGGCTTTTGAAAAGGTCGTACTCCCAGCTACAGTATGCTGAGTTATGTGCATCTAACAGCCGAGTTCATTGACTTGGAAAGAGTAGGGGAACGCTTGCTTGTCCACTCGTCAGGCACTTGTAGATAAGCTTTTTCGTTAACACCTTTACTCTGGTCTGGCTTTGCTGCTTGTGGTCAAATACACAAGCTTTTCGTCCTAAGATTTTTCACCATGCACAACTGAGATGAAGTTCTTAGGCAGGTTGCTTTTGAGTCTCCAGAAGTGTTGAAGTGACGTCCTAAAATACAGCTTGGATAAAAGGGGCCCATCCGAGGAGGACAGACAGTCATGTCTTACTGCGCTCTAAAGTGTCCTCCCTCTAATCCCAGTAGCAGGGAAGCCGCACAGCCCACTGTGGGACTGATGTGAGCGAGCAGAGTTTCGCCGTGGCTTCTGGACCTTGGTTTGGTGCCAGCAGTCAAAGAAAAggacttgattttcctttttcagctacCTTCACAGGTCTCTCTGGGCTCTGTGATCCCCTCTGGAAGGGATGGTGGAACGCAGAAATTCCCTGTCCTCTGCCAGCAGGCAGTAGCTGTTTTTCTTACAGCAGTCagcaggggttaaaaaaaaaaaaagcagtatgaagAAGCACAGAGGAGCGTGTAAGAGGTGATGTGTGACCTTTAAGCATAGTGCGTTCTCAGTATTCCCTTTGTGCCTGTCCTGGCTCCTCGCCCGCTTGCCGAGGGCACACGCACACATTGTCTTTAGTTAAAGCCCACATGCAGTCGTATCGGGGGAGTCCCAGCCGATCTCTCACGAGCCGAGATGCGCGGCGAGCTGCAGTGGTTGTGGTGCTTGCCGTGAGCAATGCCGAGCGGGTGGCGATCCACTGGTGCTCGCAGTGCCTTTTGCAGGGGGAGCTGCCTCCGGCGCTGCTGGCTCGGCCACGGAGGTGTCGGCTCTTTCAGTGGGGATGGGACGGCTCTCAGAGTGCCTGTGCTCGCAGCTCACAGCGCCTGTGCTCCATCAGGGAGCAGGAAAGGAACGAGGTGTTGTACTGGACACCTCTTCAAACCTAGTGTTTCATCCTGATGAAAATTCTCAAAGTGAGCCAAATTCTCATCTGGACTTTCCAAGTGGCACAGTGAGGCGCTGGGTGTTGAAGCCGTGGTATAACCAGGGCTTCCAGGGAGCAGAGCGGTTCCCGTGGGGTGTAGTCTTTCATACTAAATACTCTGCCTTCCAACAGGAGGAGAACTGCTGTTAGCTCAGCTTTACGTGTTGGAAGGAGCCCATTTATGGCCGCGGGCTGTGCCTGTTGACAGCCGTGGCTGGGTGTCCTCTTTGGTGTTTGCTTTCATAAGCTCTGGGCATGTGACTGTCAGAGGAACGTGAACCAGGCGTGGAAGTTCTTGTCCGCCTGAACTGTGCTCCTAATACTCGGTACATGAGCTGCGGTTCTAGGAAACCCCGTCCTCGCCTCCGTGAACCTCACGGGAATTTAACACTCAACTCGCAGATTAGTTGCCTGTCTTCTCAAATCCAGCTAACTGCTAGAGCACAGTTCTGAATTGGGTTTGATCTCCCCTTGGATCTAGTGAAGCAACTCAAATTCAAAATCTTCTAGTGAAAGGGTTTCATTAGCAGAACTTTCTTGAAACGTGATATCCAGCTACATTATTTTACAGCCATGCTTCAAAATAAAGTGAGTTTGATGTTCCCGGACAGATGTTAATGGGAGCTTGTTTCCCTGCACGTGTGTATTTTTAGTTAAAGTTTTTCAGGGAGTACACAAGGAGAAGTTGCCTTTCCCTCTTGCTGCAACAGGAGCAGAGCAATAAGGGCCTGATCTGGACAGGAGGTTTGCAGGCCTTCTCTTGGGAGGAGAAAAAACTGATTTTCAGTACTTTCTGGGTTAAGGCTGCGGTCTGTTTGGAGGGATCCCTtttctgtgtgtggtttttgagCTTTTTCCAATGCAATTCCTTTATAAGGCACGGGCTGTTCAGTCCAGTGGTATTCCTAGAAATCCGTGCTGCTCCCGCGGAGGCTCGCTGTACTGCGCTGGAGCTGGCTTGTTCCATGTAGGGCAGGGAGAGTAGGATGTGGTCTGGTTAACCATTAAAACAGACGGCATTAACAACTCCCTGTATTCAAGCCTTTTGAAAGGTGCATGTAACCGTGCTGGACAGCCAGCACCTGGGACGCAAAAGCAAACGCCTGTGCAGGAATTTCTGCTGGGCAATGTTCAGAGTGACATCAGGAGGCAGTGCCACGTCCTATCCCCTGGTGCGTGCACTTGTGTCTCCCACCGGTCTCAGCCCGGACAACTCAGGAAGCCTGTTATGTTTATGAGCggaaatgaaattcagtttactgtttctttgggttttgctgTGACCTTGAGTTAGATCCAGCCCCTTCTACCTATCGCACGCAGCATCAGTCTGGGCTTCGGAGTCTTGTTCTCTCTGTGCACCAGACCAGTAGCATTAGCTATTACTTGGGTACCTGACTCTTtcacacctgtttttttttctttttagcagatACAGTGTTGATTGTATCTGGCTTTCTTGTAAGGTAGCACAGAATGAACAGAGTGCTAAATAATAGGTATAATTTTAAACGACTCCCGTTTTACACACCTAGCTGTGAAGATGGCCCAGCTGTGTGCTAAAAACCGACAGTGTTGTTCTCTCCCTCCAGGTACCAGGATTATTTATGATCGTAAATTTTTGATGGAGTGCCGCAATTCTCCGATTGCCAAAACACCACCTTCTGACCTTCCGGACATTCCAGGTGTTACAAGCCCAAATGTGGAGGAGTTGAAGATTGAGAACAACCATGTCCAAAACTGTGATGAGAAAGTGAGCACAGGTGAGTGCACGCAAAAAACAAGTGAAGTGCACTGCTGGTTCCTAGAAATACCAAAGTTTGCACATGGGCTGGAGCCAGGAGATCCCTTTACACTATGGTCAATACTCTGATAACTTCTTGCAAAATCAAAGTGTGCTTGATGTTATGGGGTAATTAGGTTCTCATGGTTATTAGGTTCTGCTCTTGTCCCTGGTAATGTGATGTTTTTTCAATTAGTTAAATGTAATTTGTTATAATCACTTTATTCTCACTAATTTAGCACTTGGGAAACTCCTACTGGATTAATAGTCCTGTGGTGAGAGAATGGGTGCAGCTgttgctgcctctctctctcctggaccgttttgcagctgctttgcatttttgaAAAAGATCAGATTACAGTTCGGAGTAggatttgtttgggggttttaatATCAGCCTGAGTTGTAaattctttctgcctttttttgacACCGAGGCTTCTGGCGTAAAAGTGAGCTCAATTTATGTAGCTGGGATGTAATACCTGATTTGTAGATATCAATTATCCGGTGTCTATTGCTGTCTTTACTGGGTTCAGCGGAAGCTTGCAGGTGTGCATGAGGTAGCAGGGCAGAGTTAGTCCACAGGAGAACAGAGGTCCTTGGCCACTTTGTGCGCATCAACTTAGCTAAAGGCACTGTGGTAGCAAAATGAGCAAGTATTGCTcttgaacaggttttttttaaattatgtgagTTCTTGAAGCAACCTGAAACTACGAAGTATGATTATTTATCTTCTCTCTAAAAATAAAGATCTGAATGCTCATTAGCTGGCTCCCATGCTCACTCTAAGCAAAATCTTTCCAGAGTCAATATTGCTTAGTATTTTTTATTACACACTGCTATGACCTTTAGTGGCTCACTGGATTCTCtggcaaactgaaatgcaggCTGCATGCTGGATGCCAGCTTGGTTGTGACTCTTCCAAAGAAGCCCCGTCCTCAGGAATAGATCATCGCTGCTCGCGTTGGCATCCTGTCAAATTGCGTGAGCTGTGGTAACAGCGGTACAGATAATAAGTTGTGAAATGTGCGTTTGTGTCTTCGGTAACAGAAGTTTATACCAGTGATTGTCATCAATGTTATTCTTTGCATTCCTTTTTACAAGGAAATCCAGGGGTAGAAATAAATGATTTAAAGGGCATCTCCTCTACCTCTGCTCTTGTCTGTCTGCAAGTAAGAGCCCCTCTATGGACAGAGCTTATGTTTTGCTTGTACAAGGTGGTTTTCGTATCAAACTTGATGCCTGAATGCAGAGTTTAAGTCCAAACTGCCACATTTGTGAAGCACAGCTGAcagttttcttcaataaaatatttggtATTTAATGTGAAACTTTGAGGGCTCATCTGTGGTTTTTGTCCCTCTCGACAGGTGAGGAAGAGCAGTTTGACATGGACATCTAAAGCACGTGCCCTGAGAGTGCTTATCCAGTGAAGAACCAGGACCTTGTCTTGAGGATTCCCACCAGCCAGGCTTAAAAGTAGCCCATGCCTTGAGTGCCTTCCTGCTTCCTGGGAAAGGCAGTTTCTTCCTTCCGAGCAGAGTGCGTCCTGTTACAAGGACTGAGTCTCAGCCTCTCCGTGTGGGTGCGCGTACACAAGCGCAGCCCCTGCTGATGATGGGCCTTGGAGTGCCGGAGGAGACACTCTCAATGattgtttttgtttccagttttatGCTTTTGTTAATCATTTTAATACTGtaaaagttacagaaatgcaatataagggagaaataaaaatcattttgaGTCTCCTGGTATGGAGAGTAATGCAATAAATATGGCTTCTGTCCTTTATTGAGTCCAGCAAGAGACTACCAACTTGTTGCAGAAAAATCGCTCAGGTGGTCCTGTGTATAGCCTCGAGATAAACACTGTGCTTTTGGGTTTCCCCTGAAAGACAAAGGCTGGGAGGCCTTAAGCCCTTTTGGCAAAACATCTGTGCGTGTCCCACATGCAACACCTGGTCACTGCAGGAGGTTTCAGCGTGCTCTGAGTCTGCTTCCAGAAATAGCAAAAGCTGTCCACTGTGTGTTTCCAGATGGTTCTTTTGCAAGGTCACGGTGCAGGTGTCTGTGAGCTCCTTTTCTCGCCTGAtgaggggcagggctgggtcaGGCTGCAGGTGGAAGCAGCTGAAATTAGCTGGAGGAGCCACCATGGCTGAGCACTGCAGAGCGTCCCTGGCTCTGAGCTGCCTTCTGCCCTGCCGGGGAAAAACCTGAGCCTCCAGCTTCTGTGCTGCAATTCCTGCTTCCCAAAACAGCGGATCTCTGCCAGCATGCAAGTGAGTACTTTACtatgttttctgctgtttttttgaTCCATGCTGGAAATTTCATGCTTCTTTACGCTTGTTTCTCCTTTTCATAACTTGGTGGGCAGGGATTAAGACTTCACATTGACCTTTGGAAAAGGGAGGCATTAACTGGTAGGTTAGAAATAAGTCTGTTTGGTTTTTGAGAGGGAAATTGTCATTTGAGAAAGTAATTTTACTGTGGGAGTGTTCAACTTGAGCCCCCAGAGGAAGTATCTGTACTTCTAGTCTCCGTGCAGTTTAACAAGTATGTATTAGAGCAGTCTCAGCACACTGCTGCGTTACTGCTTCAGAGGTGCTGCTGATGGTGGCATCTTCTGGTGTTGGTGGCTGAGGCGTCTCAAAGGAGGAGAATGCATATTAGGACACGGCCTGAACCTCAGACTTCCTAAAAGACAATGAGTGTCTGTTCAAATCAGTCTTGGTAGATAGCATTTAAATATCTGCTAATTAAGCTAAATTGTGACATTATGATATGCAAGCCTTTAATAATGAGTaacagaagaaacagagacaaagCAATTGCTGCAgataaacttgcatttttttaagataagACTTAAGTGTTTCTCTGAAACCTTAATGGGAACAAATTCAAATTTATTGCCCTCAGGTGTCACTTTATCAGTATTGCAACTCCATACCAGTTGCTGGGGTTTGTTATGATGTGCATTTAGAGAGGAGCTGCTATCGCTGCTGGAATATGTGCTGTGACCTGCAGCTGCCGCTGACTTGTCTGTCTTGCTGAATTAGTATTTTCAGATAGAAATGGCACTACAAGGTTGTTGTGTTGCTGACAGCATCGTGCAGCAGTTCAGATCCACGTGTCCTCAGAGCCCTCCTGCTCTGGTCACCGCACATCACAGCAGCCTCCAGCTTTGATTTTTGGGGGAGGCAGCAGAAGACTTGGTTTTAAGAAAGCTTACCGTGTTGATGTTAATTTGTCCAAAGCTGGTTACTCTAGGGTAGACTAAAAAAGCCTTGACAGACTTGTGGGGTGTTTGCAATAATGAATTCCATGCACTCAGCGCTGAAGCTTGTTTTCCTGCTCTGTCCTAACCAAAAAGTTTGTAATTATTGCTTGAGCATGGGTTTACAACTGAAACCTTGGCAAATAGGTTTCATTGGAAAAGGAGCTCTATGCGCAGGATGGGGTTTTACCCCTCTTGCTCTCCTGAAACACTCTTCCCCAACTCTAACACTCTTTAAAGGCAGCTTTAGCTTTAGTACTGAAAATGGTGGGGCTTTCCGTGCAGCTTCCCGGGCCCTGCGTGTGCTCGTCCTTCTGGCAGGCTGCCTGCGTGGCTTGGAGGTAGCAGCCGCGGCGCTGGGCTGGCACAGGACCGCGGGCAGGGGCCGAGGGCTGCTGTTCGCAAGGCAGCCGTGAGATCTGGCACTCGCTCTGCGCCCACTCCCTTTACCAGGCAGCGTCCCGCTGCGTGACCCGGGGGTGAGGTTTCGGTGGGGACGTGGTGCCGGTGACCCCAGCTGACCCGGGCGGCAGCGCCGTCCTGGGCCCCTCTCGGCGGTGCCCCCCCCGCGGTGCCATCCCCAGCTAAGGGCTGCAATCCAGGCAGCTCTCTGGGGAGAAACAAGCTGATTTcagcctttctgctttttttgctgtgagtTTCTGACCCGCCGTGGCCCAGACGTGAACGGGAGCCTCGTGGTGTTGGGTTTTATGTTGGTACGAAAGTGACTGTGTGGTTTTTTCGGAGTGAGTGTCAGCTATTGCGAGCAatgcttttaaattctgttccctcccacccccatacTAGAGGGTAACAAGTGTTCAAGTGTTAAGTATTTTGTCCGTGCCCGTGACAGCTTTGCATCGGTATCTGCGTGCTTATGTAGATCTGGGGAGAGCATCAAAGCGCCAGGTGCCTCCGACAGCGATTCATAGCCGATAATTCGGAGAGAGGGAGAGCACCCTGCGAAGCACCCGGCCAGGTGCGAGGGGGGGTCCGGGAGGGTCAGGGCTCCCGCTGGCTTCCCGGTGCGGGGCCCCGGGGCCATGGGCACATCAGTGCAGTCGCTGGGGGCAGAGCGAGTCGCTACCAAAGCTGTGAACGTGTGATGCAGTGACGTGGCACTTGTGTGCATCTGCTCTGGTGCAATTTGTCCCAACCGTGGGACCGTGCACTCTCAGCATCCCCTGCTGCGGTCCTTCGCAGTCCAcctccctccctcacacccccagCCGGTGCTGCATCCTTCAGCTGGATTTTGGGATCTGTGTCCTGCATGCATTCGTGTTTCTGGCGCTCCAAGCTTGCTTAAGCCATGTAAGGAGCAGCTCAGCGTTTCCAGGGCAGATCCCTGCTTGACCGGGGTTTGTTCCTCGCCCAGCACTGGCACTAACAGGCGGAGGGGCTGCTTTTGCCgcgggctgagcccccccggTGAGCGCGGGCTGCTGCGTGGCTGCACGGTGGGAAGGGAGGCAGCCGTGGGTGGCTGCCTCGCACAGCTGGGGTGCTCCGGGGAGGTCCGAGGGACAAGTGTTGGCTTTGTCGTTGCATTTTCTGTCCCTGCCCCTTTTCGTCTCGAGCAGAGCAGAGTGCCCACCATGCCTGCGTCCTGCTCCGTGTCCCCGTCACGGGACGAACAATACTTGCCTGACCCAGCTAATGCCTTAATCCACCGTTTGTACAAATATTACCCCGGGCCTTTGATAAGCCCTTCGGTCTGTTTGCTCTCCTCACTCACTCTTTCCTCGCGCGTCCAAAGTAAACCGTGCCTATCTTCCCTCCCTGACCGCCTGTGCTCCTCCCGAGGCGCGGGCAGCAGCTCACACGCAGGCAGGTGGTGGCTGCGACTCGCCTGCAGCCCCTGCACGTACAGCGCGGTGCAGCAGACACTGCTCTTGCTTGCGTTCGGGAGGAACCATGCAGGCTGCAGGGTCTGGCCCCGCACACggtggaggaagcggggaggcaggcagggtcGCAGGTCCCCGTCCCGATCCCAGCTGGACTGCGGCCGCCCCATGCTCCAGTGCTCCCTGAGTGGTCGCTGCTTGCATCCAAGCCTTGCAGCATCGGTAGGCAGCGCTCCCATTACAGCCAGGGCGcttttcctgccagaaaaccttcCCTGCATCAGGAAGGCTCCATCCTTCCCATGCCAATGTGTA from Calonectris borealis chromosome 27, bCalBor7.hap1.2, whole genome shotgun sequence includes these protein-coding regions:
- the EIF4EBP1 gene encoding eukaryotic translation initiation factor 4E-binding protein 1; this encodes MSGRCCQGQTPSRDIPGPGKRLALPDGAPLPPGDYSTTPGGTLFGTTPGGTRIIYDRKFLMECRNSPIAKTPPSDLPDIPGVTSPNVEELKIENNHVQNCDEKVSTGEEEQFDMDI